In Nocardioides conyzicola, one genomic interval encodes:
- a CDS encoding M1 family aminopeptidase, protein MSFVSTQTSTSRVGRYVGRALALTLAAGALATTQLTGTAYAADAVSGAQTAGDSLFPNQGNGGYDVSHYDIKLKADFVTATANAAVGTSTVATTTTIDAATTGAPLSSYSLDFQGSTGNLAASTYDVDTVTVNGAPATFTRIEASSTTAATADNHKLIITPATPVEGSFTTVVTAHGAPVIHFDTDGSAEGWNNTTDGATFVNQPVGSMTLFPNNNTPRDKATYTVSVDVPSTLKTSNYANAGGKPYPSAVAGNGELVSKTPNDDGSRTTWVWNETKQMASELSMISIGRYDVYESDITLASGRVLHEWSFIDPAISVANQNTTQVSRSQFKSLLDFYESKYGPYPGNSTGVVTDVVPSTINYALETQDRPFFPNSAGGSFYHEIMHQWWGDNVSPTDWNDITLNEGPATYAPYQFAFESSGTSNTTTEQAVYATWNSASPTSSTFTIAGAAMTNGNQLFGQQVYAKGAMSLEALRTAIGAADFETLMRQYQLTYGGGQISGRRTAAFEALAESISGRDLTAFFQSWWFSNTKPAWQVKFNLNVAGPTTQVNPGDALTYTLSARNTGKIAMPAGGTVITLDVGDVLDDATIGTLPANVTLDGSTLTWSVPATALAATATVDVPFTAVAATTGKTLKAVARASTLGGTCLSCTATTVVGNAPISPAPVPTITGGTPTVGVPLTADTTGWADGTTFGYQWFLDGTPVPGATSATYTPASDVVGLPVTVRVTGTLAGFNPTTQTSAATAVGVRATMTTGTPTISGTPKIGQRLTVDRGTWQAGTVFTYQWRANGTNISGATGPSYVPAVASQVGQTIDVVVTGTRAGYTTASKTSAATTAVAAGDALASTPTPTFTGTPKVGVPFAPNYGSWDDGVTTTFTWQANGTNIGGATTGSFTPTATQLGQTLTVTVTGTKAGITAVTKISAGSDAVVAGTQTLQPTPTITGTPRVGTAVTGVQGTWDTGTTKTNKWYADGVEIAGATGTTYTPTVAQIGQVLTYEVTSTRSGYTTVTKTSEGKTIVGVQTLQPTPTIVGTPQVGHELTTSSTWDDGTSQAFQWYADDVAIDGAVSPWFTPGASEVGAAITVKVTSTKPDYETVSKTSDPTAPVAKGDLASTPVPTISGTAKVGRELAAVPGTWDDGVELAYQWLADGTPVDGATGTTYTPGAGKVGAVVTVAVTGTKAGYDPVTKTSEATGPVAQGDLSSTPVPTISGTPKVGATLTAHPGDWDADTELAYQWLADGTPVDGATGTTYTPGPGKVGAVVTVAVTGTKTGYDPVTKTSEATSPVAQGDLVDTPVPTITGTPKVGVALTAVPGTWDDGVELTYQWLADGTPVDGATGTTYTPGAGKVGAVVTVAVTGTKTGYDPVTRTSEATGPVAQGDLSSTPVPTITGTPKVGATLTAHPGDWDADTELAYQWLADGKPVSGATEETFEPAFGQLDAAITVRVTGTKTGYEPVSRTSNATAAVGLGDQTSTPTPAVMGTPQVGGTLSIDRGSWDDGVVFDYAWSADGQPIEGATDFFYHPSADDLGAVITVSVTGRKSGYVPVTKTSEATSAVVAGELESTPTPVISGVTKVGETLTAAPGAWDDGTDLAYQWFAGEDAIAGATGATYVVAPADLGKQLRVRVSGSKAGYVGVARSSDLTATIGLGDLVSTPTPAITGAAKVGTVLKAVTGTWDDGVTLSYQWLRGSTPISGATGSSYPLVAADAGSKITLRVTGTKTGYSPASTVSLATATVAKGKLATHPKPVIQGVAKVGRTLKVKPVKWETGVKLTYKWYAGSTPISGATKTSYKVKKAQAGKKLHVVVTATKAGYTTVSASSAATAKLKP, encoded by the coding sequence ATGAGCTTCGTCAGCACGCAGACGAGCACGAGTCGAGTCGGACGGTACGTCGGGAGGGCCCTCGCGCTGACGCTCGCCGCCGGCGCGCTCGCCACGACCCAACTGACCGGCACGGCGTACGCCGCCGACGCCGTCTCGGGCGCGCAGACCGCCGGCGACTCGCTCTTCCCCAACCAGGGCAACGGCGGGTACGACGTCTCGCACTACGACATCAAGCTCAAGGCCGACTTCGTCACCGCGACCGCCAATGCAGCGGTCGGCACGTCCACCGTCGCCACCACGACGACCATCGACGCGGCGACGACAGGTGCCCCGCTGTCGTCGTACTCCCTGGACTTCCAGGGCTCGACCGGCAACCTCGCCGCGTCGACGTACGACGTCGACACGGTCACCGTGAACGGCGCCCCCGCCACCTTCACCCGCATCGAGGCCAGCAGCACGACCGCCGCCACGGCCGACAACCACAAGCTGATCATCACCCCGGCCACGCCGGTGGAGGGCTCCTTCACGACCGTCGTGACCGCCCATGGCGCCCCCGTGATCCACTTCGACACCGACGGCTCGGCCGAGGGCTGGAACAACACGACGGACGGCGCGACCTTCGTCAACCAGCCCGTCGGCTCGATGACGCTCTTCCCCAACAACAACACGCCGCGCGACAAGGCGACCTACACGGTGAGCGTCGACGTCCCCAGCACGCTGAAGACGTCCAACTACGCCAACGCCGGTGGCAAGCCCTACCCGTCCGCCGTGGCCGGCAACGGCGAGCTGGTCTCGAAGACTCCCAACGATGACGGCAGCCGCACCACGTGGGTGTGGAACGAGACCAAGCAGATGGCCAGCGAGCTCTCGATGATCTCGATCGGCCGGTACGACGTCTACGAGTCCGACATCACCCTGGCCAGTGGCCGCGTCTTGCACGAGTGGTCGTTCATCGACCCCGCGATCTCCGTCGCGAACCAGAACACCACCCAGGTCTCGCGCTCGCAGTTCAAGTCGCTCCTCGACTTCTACGAGTCGAAGTACGGCCCCTACCCGGGCAACAGCACCGGCGTGGTGACCGACGTGGTCCCCAGCACGATCAACTACGCCCTCGAGACCCAGGACCGGCCGTTCTTCCCCAACAGCGCCGGTGGCTCCTTCTACCACGAGATCATGCACCAGTGGTGGGGCGACAACGTCTCGCCGACCGACTGGAACGACATCACCCTCAACGAGGGTCCGGCGACGTACGCGCCGTACCAGTTCGCCTTCGAGAGCTCCGGCACCAGCAACACCACGACCGAGCAGGCCGTGTACGCCACGTGGAACTCGGCGTCCCCCACCTCCAGCACGTTCACCATCGCGGGCGCGGCCATGACCAACGGCAACCAGCTGTTCGGCCAGCAGGTCTACGCCAAGGGAGCGATGTCCCTCGAGGCACTGCGCACCGCGATCGGCGCGGCCGACTTCGAGACCCTGATGCGGCAGTACCAGCTGACCTACGGCGGCGGCCAGATCAGCGGACGGCGTACGGCGGCGTTCGAGGCCTTGGCCGAGAGCATCTCGGGCCGAGACCTGACCGCGTTCTTCCAGAGCTGGTGGTTCTCCAACACCAAGCCGGCCTGGCAGGTGAAGTTCAACCTGAACGTCGCCGGTCCGACCACGCAGGTCAACCCGGGCGACGCGCTGACCTACACGCTGTCGGCCCGCAACACCGGCAAGATCGCGATGCCCGCAGGCGGGACCGTCATCACCCTCGACGTGGGTGACGTCCTCGACGACGCGACGATCGGCACGCTGCCGGCCAACGTCACCCTGGACGGCAGCACCCTGACCTGGAGCGTCCCGGCCACCGCCCTGGCGGCGACGGCGACGGTCGACGTCCCGTTCACTGCGGTGGCTGCGACCACCGGCAAGACGCTCAAGGCCGTCGCCCGCGCGTCGACCCTCGGCGGCACCTGCCTGAGCTGCACCGCGACCACGGTCGTCGGCAACGCTCCGATCTCTCCCGCGCCCGTCCCGACCATCACCGGCGGAACCCCTACCGTCGGCGTCCCGCTGACCGCGGACACCACCGGCTGGGCCGACGGCACCACCTTCGGCTACCAGTGGTTCCTCGACGGCACGCCCGTCCCCGGGGCCACGAGCGCGACGTACACGCCCGCGAGCGACGTTGTCGGCCTCCCGGTCACCGTGCGGGTGACCGGCACCCTGGCCGGCTTCAACCCGACGACCCAGACGAGTGCCGCCACCGCGGTCGGAGTCCGGGCCACGATGACGACCGGCACGCCGACGATCTCGGGCACCCCGAAGATCGGCCAGCGGCTCACGGTCGACCGCGGCACCTGGCAGGCCGGCACGGTCTTCACCTACCAGTGGCGTGCCAACGGCACCAACATCTCCGGCGCGACCGGACCGTCCTACGTGCCGGCCGTCGCCAGCCAGGTGGGGCAGACGATCGACGTCGTCGTCACTGGGACCAGGGCCGGCTACACCACGGCCAGCAAGACCAGCGCGGCCACGACTGCGGTGGCCGCGGGTGACGCGCTCGCGTCGACGCCCACGCCCACCTTCACGGGCACCCCGAAGGTCGGGGTCCCCTTCGCCCCCAACTACGGCTCGTGGGACGACGGCGTCACGACGACCTTCACGTGGCAGGCCAACGGCACCAACATCGGCGGAGCGACCACCGGCTCGTTCACCCCGACGGCGACCCAGCTCGGCCAGACCCTGACCGTGACCGTGACCGGCACGAAGGCCGGCATCACGGCCGTGACCAAGATCAGCGCCGGCAGCGACGCGGTCGTGGCGGGCACGCAGACGCTGCAGCCGACGCCGACCATCACCGGCACCCCGCGGGTCGGGACGGCCGTCACCGGTGTCCAGGGCACCTGGGACACCGGCACGACGAAGACCAACAAGTGGTACGCCGACGGAGTCGAGATCGCCGGCGCGACCGGCACGACGTACACGCCGACGGTCGCCCAGATCGGCCAGGTGCTGACCTACGAGGTCACCAGCACCCGGTCCGGCTACACCACGGTCACCAAGACCAGCGAAGGCAAGACGATCGTGGGGGTGCAGACCCTGCAGCCGACCCCGACCATCGTGGGTACCCCGCAGGTGGGACACGAGCTGACCACCAGCAGCACCTGGGACGACGGCACTTCTCAGGCCTTCCAGTGGTACGCCGACGACGTGGCGATCGACGGCGCCGTCTCTCCGTGGTTCACCCCGGGCGCGAGCGAGGTCGGCGCTGCCATCACCGTCAAGGTGACCAGCACCAAGCCCGACTACGAGACGGTGTCGAAGACGAGCGACCCGACGGCGCCCGTGGCCAAGGGCGACCTGGCGAGCACCCCGGTGCCGACCATCAGCGGCACGGCGAAGGTCGGGCGGGAGCTCGCCGCCGTGCCGGGTACCTGGGACGACGGCGTCGAGCTCGCCTACCAGTGGCTCGCCGACGGCACTCCGGTCGACGGCGCCACGGGTACGACGTACACGCCCGGTGCGGGCAAGGTCGGCGCGGTCGTCACCGTGGCCGTGACCGGCACCAAGGCGGGCTACGACCCGGTCACGAAGACGAGCGAGGCCACCGGTCCGGTCGCCCAGGGTGACCTGTCGAGCACCCCGGTGCCGACGATCAGCGGTACGCCGAAGGTCGGCGCCACGCTGACAGCACACCCGGGCGACTGGGACGCGGACACGGAGCTGGCGTACCAGTGGCTCGCCGACGGCACCCCCGTCGACGGTGCCACGGGCACGACGTACACGCCCGGTCCCGGCAAGGTCGGCGCGGTCGTCACCGTGGCCGTCACCGGCACCAAGACGGGCTACGACCCGGTCACGAAGACGAGCGAGGCCACCAGCCCGGTCGCCCAGGGTGACCTCGTCGACACCCCGGTGCCGACCATCACCGGCACCCCGAAGGTCGGCGTCGCCCTCACCGCGGTGCCGGGCACCTGGGACGACGGCGTCGAGCTGACCTACCAGTGGCTCGCCGACGGCACTCCCGTCGACGGTGCCACGGGCACGACGTACACGCCCGGTGCGGGCAAGGTCGGCGCGGTCGTCACCGTGGCCGTGACCGGCACCAAGACGGGCTACGACCCGGTCACGAGGACGAGCGAGGCCACCGGTCCGGTCGCCCAGGGTGACCTGTCGAGCACCCCGGTGCCGACCATCACCGGTACGCCGAAGGTCGGCGCGACCCTGACCGCGCACCCGGGTGACTGGGACGCGGACACGGAGCTCGCCTACCAGTGGCTCGCCGACGGCAAGCCGGTCAGCGGTGCGACCGAGGAGACGTTCGAGCCGGCGTTCGGCCAGCTGGACGCCGCCATCACCGTGAGGGTCACCGGCACGAAGACCGGCTACGAGCCGGTGTCGAGGACGAGCAACGCCACGGCGGCGGTCGGCCTCGGTGACCAGACCTCGACGCCGACCCCGGCGGTCATGGGGACGCCGCAGGTCGGCGGGACGCTCAGCATCGACCGTGGCTCGTGGGACGACGGGGTGGTCTTCGACTACGCCTGGTCGGCCGACGGTCAGCCGATCGAGGGGGCGACCGACTTCTTCTACCACCCGTCGGCCGACGACCTTGGCGCCGTCATCACGGTGTCGGTGACCGGCCGCAAGAGCGGCTACGTGCCGGTCACGAAGACGAGCGAGGCGACCTCCGCGGTCGTCGCCGGCGAGCTGGAGAGCACGCCGACGCCCGTCATCTCCGGGGTGACGAAGGTCGGGGAGACGCTCACGGCCGCCCCGGGTGCGTGGGACGACGGCACGGACCTCGCCTACCAGTGGTTCGCAGGCGAGGACGCGATCGCGGGAGCCACCGGTGCGACGTACGTCGTGGCGCCGGCCGACCTCGGCAAGCAGCTGCGGGTCCGGGTGTCCGGCAGCAAGGCCGGGTACGTCGGTGTCGCCCGGTCCAGCGACCTGACGGCCACCATCGGGCTCGGCGACCTGGTCTCCACCCCGACCCCGGCGATCACGGGAGCCGCCAAGGTCGGCACGGTGCTCAAGGCCGTCACCGGCACCTGGGACGACGGTGTGACGCTGTCCTACCAGTGGCTCCGGGGCAGCACCCCGATCAGCGGGGCGACGGGCAGCAGCTACCCGCTGGTGGCCGCCGACGCCGGCTCGAAGATCACGCTCAGGGTGACCGGGACCAAGACCGGCTACTCGCCGGCCAGCACCGTGAGCCTCGCGACCGCGACCGTCGCCAAGGGCAAGCTCGCGACCCACCCCAAGCCGGTCATCCAGGGCGTGGCCAAGGTCGGCCGCACGCTCAAGGTGAAGCCGGTCAAGTGGGAGACCGGGGTGAAGCTGACCTACAAGTGGTACGCCGGCAGCACGCCGATCTCCGGTGCCACCAAGACCTCGTACAAGGTCAAGAAGGCGCAGGCCGGCAAGAAGCTGCACGTCGTCGTGACGGCCACCAAAGCCGGCTACACGACCGTTTCCGCGTCCAGCGCCGCGACCGCGAAGTTGAAGCCCTGA
- a CDS encoding dienelactone hydrolase family protein encodes MGQTIEITTPDGRAEAYLTGESGKPGVLFYVDAIGLRPQIEEMADRIASWGYVVLAPHVFYRDGSAADLAPQGDLRDRGAREAFFAGGVMDRVGALTPDRARTDAMAWVAELEKHAGAGPLGVTGYCMGARLAVRSAGWFPGTVAAVGGFHGGRLVTDDADSPHLAIARSTAAYAFGHADQDSSMPVEQVEALEQALQAAGREHVNEIYAGAAHGYSMADTSSYDEAGTERHFRVLRDLFATAL; translated from the coding sequence ATGGGTCAGACGATCGAGATCACCACGCCCGACGGCAGGGCCGAGGCCTACCTGACCGGCGAGTCCGGCAAGCCCGGCGTCCTCTTCTACGTGGACGCGATCGGGCTGCGGCCGCAGATCGAGGAGATGGCCGACCGCATCGCGTCGTGGGGGTACGTCGTGCTCGCGCCGCACGTCTTCTACCGCGACGGCAGCGCCGCCGACCTCGCGCCCCAGGGCGACCTCCGCGACCGCGGGGCGCGGGAGGCGTTCTTCGCGGGCGGGGTGATGGACCGCGTCGGTGCGCTCACCCCGGACCGGGCCCGAACGGACGCCATGGCCTGGGTCGCGGAGCTCGAGAAGCACGCGGGGGCCGGCCCCCTCGGCGTCACCGGCTACTGCATGGGGGCGCGACTCGCGGTCCGCTCGGCCGGGTGGTTCCCCGGCACGGTCGCGGCCGTCGGCGGCTTCCACGGCGGCCGGCTGGTGACCGACGACGCCGACAGCCCGCACCTCGCGATCGCCCGCTCGACCGCGGCGTACGCCTTCGGCCACGCCGACCAGGACTCCTCGATGCCGGTCGAGCAGGTCGAGGCGCTCGAGCAGGCCCTGCAGGCCGCCGGGCGTGAGCACGTCAACGAGATCTATGCGGGCGCGGCGCACGGCTACTCGATGGCCGACACCTCGTCCTACGACGAGGCCGGGACCGAGCGGCACTTCCGGGTCCTGCGCGACCTGTTCGCCACGGCTCTCTGA
- a CDS encoding flavin reductase family protein has translation MTVSTLATNQDLDPALLRQAFGVFPSGVVAVAAEVDGQRSGLAASSFTSVSLDPPLVSFSVANTSKTWPDLRRADHLGLTVLADHHGDVCRRLAGPVEHRFDDVAVTSTDEGAVTLDEGLARFDCTIYNEVEAGDHTIVILQLHAVEHTDTSLPLVFHRSGFGSLSEPA, from the coding sequence ATGACCGTCTCCACCCTCGCCACCAACCAGGACCTGGATCCCGCCCTGCTCCGGCAGGCCTTCGGGGTGTTTCCCAGCGGAGTCGTCGCTGTCGCTGCCGAGGTCGACGGACAGAGGTCCGGTCTCGCCGCAAGCTCGTTCACCTCGGTCAGCCTCGACCCACCGCTCGTCTCGTTCTCGGTCGCCAACACGTCCAAGACCTGGCCCGACCTGCGCCGCGCCGACCACCTCGGCCTCACGGTCCTGGCCGACCACCACGGCGATGTCTGCCGCCGGCTCGCCGGGCCGGTCGAGCACCGCTTCGACGACGTGGCCGTCACGAGCACCGATGAGGGAGCCGTCACCCTTGACGAGGGTCTGGCCCGGTTCGACTGCACGATCTACAACGAGGTCGAGGCCGGCGATCACACGATCGTGATACTCCAGCTGCACGCCGTGGAGCACACCGACACCTCGCTGCCGCTCGTCTTCCACCGCAGCGGCTTCGGCAGCCTCTCCGAGCCCGCCTGA
- a CDS encoding LLM class flavin-dependent oxidoreductase, which yields MTDQLKFHWFLPTNGGDGRQVVAGGHGVSAGAAGRPASVPYLGQIARSAEQLGFDAALTPTGAWCEDAWVSTAMISSLSERLKFLVAFRPGLTSPFLSAQMAGTFQNLSGGRLLLNVVTGGESHEQRMYGDFLDKDGRYERCEEFLHVVRSLWAGETVTYDGRYYQLENATLDQIPDPLPEIYFGGSSEAAGRVAAKHVDVYLTWGEPPEAVREKVEWIRKLAADEGREGDVRFGIRLHTIARDTSEAAWAEADRLLSGISEDQIAQVQAGLKRSESVGQRRMLDLNAGSKESLEVYPNLWAGVGLVRGGAGTAMVGSFTEIADLVEQYAEVGIEEFVMSGYPHLEESYWFGEGVLPELARRGLWTHPAPVAATAASVPFGSGRIVS from the coding sequence ATGACCGACCAGCTCAAGTTCCACTGGTTCCTGCCCACCAACGGTGGCGACGGCCGACAGGTCGTCGCGGGAGGACACGGCGTCAGCGCCGGGGCCGCGGGCCGACCCGCATCGGTTCCCTACCTCGGCCAGATCGCGCGAAGCGCGGAGCAGCTGGGCTTCGACGCCGCGCTGACCCCGACCGGTGCGTGGTGCGAGGACGCCTGGGTGTCCACCGCGATGATCAGCAGCCTCTCGGAGCGGCTGAAGTTCCTGGTCGCCTTCCGCCCCGGCCTCACCTCGCCGTTCCTCTCGGCCCAGATGGCCGGCACCTTCCAGAACCTCTCCGGCGGGCGACTGCTGCTCAACGTGGTCACCGGTGGCGAGTCGCACGAGCAGCGCATGTACGGCGACTTCCTCGACAAGGACGGCCGCTACGAGCGGTGCGAGGAGTTCCTGCACGTCGTCCGCTCGCTCTGGGCCGGCGAGACGGTCACCTACGACGGGAGGTACTACCAGCTCGAGAACGCGACGCTCGACCAGATCCCGGACCCGCTGCCCGAGATCTACTTCGGCGGCTCATCGGAGGCTGCCGGCCGGGTGGCTGCCAAGCACGTCGATGTCTACCTCACCTGGGGCGAGCCGCCGGAGGCGGTCCGCGAGAAGGTCGAGTGGATCCGCAAGCTCGCCGCCGACGAGGGGCGCGAGGGCGACGTGCGGTTCGGCATTCGGCTCCACACGATCGCGCGCGACACCTCCGAGGCTGCCTGGGCCGAGGCCGACCGATTGCTCAGTGGCATCAGCGAGGACCAGATCGCCCAGGTCCAGGCCGGGCTCAAGCGCAGCGAGTCCGTCGGTCAACGCCGGATGCTCGACCTCAATGCAGGCAGCAAGGAGTCGCTCGAGGTCTACCCGAACCTGTGGGCCGGAGTCGGCCTGGTGCGTGGCGGAGCCGGCACCGCCATGGTCGGTTCCTTCACCGAGATCGCCGACCTGGTCGAGCAGTACGCCGAAGTCGGGATCGAGGAATTCGTGATGTCCGGCTACCCGCACCTGGAGGAGTCGTACTGGTTCGGCGAGGGCGTGCTGCCCGAGCTGGCGAGGCGAGGACTGTGGACCCACCCTGCGCCGGTCGCGGCGACCGCGGCCTCGGTTCCCTTCGGCTCCGGGCGGATCGTCTCGTGA
- a CDS encoding SfnB family sulfur acquisition oxidoreductase — MPVPVLTAAEAVAVAADLGERLAKGAAGRDADRVIPVAEIDEISESGLLAITVPAEHGGADLSAEVVAEVFRLLAAGDPSVAQIPHSHFVYVNALRHAASPDQQAYFFGEVLAGKRFGNAQSEIGTKHVRDFRTTLRPAPGGWVLSGEKGYATGALLADWIPVLAHLDVDGPMHVAWIERHAVGVTVVDDWDGMGQRTTASGTVRLDEVNVPADRVTPWHLTFDGPQTYGAFAQLLHAAIDAGIARASVSEAAEFVTTKSRPYPDAISELGLERHADDPTVVQAFGEMDLAVRGAEALVTEAGRAVDRADADLTTETAGYASLAVAAARAATTHASIDAASRLFEVSGTRSALDSLNLNRHWRNARTHTLHDPAAWKVRHLGRHALDGTLPPNHGQL, encoded by the coding sequence ATGCCCGTTCCCGTGCTGACCGCCGCCGAGGCCGTCGCCGTCGCGGCCGACCTCGGCGAGCGGCTCGCCAAGGGCGCCGCCGGCCGTGATGCCGACCGGGTGATACCGGTGGCCGAGATCGACGAGATCTCGGAGTCCGGTCTGCTCGCCATCACGGTGCCTGCCGAGCACGGCGGCGCCGACCTCTCCGCGGAGGTGGTCGCCGAGGTCTTCCGACTGCTCGCAGCCGGAGATCCGAGCGTCGCCCAGATCCCGCACAGCCACTTCGTCTACGTCAACGCGCTGCGCCATGCCGCCTCGCCGGACCAGCAGGCGTACTTCTTCGGCGAGGTCCTTGCCGGCAAGCGGTTCGGCAACGCTCAGTCGGAGATCGGGACCAAACACGTCCGGGACTTCCGGACGACGCTGCGCCCCGCGCCTGGTGGCTGGGTCCTGTCCGGCGAGAAGGGCTACGCCACCGGCGCCCTCCTCGCCGACTGGATCCCCGTGCTCGCCCACCTCGACGTGGATGGGCCGATGCACGTCGCGTGGATCGAGCGCCACGCCGTGGGCGTCACGGTCGTCGACGACTGGGACGGCATGGGGCAGCGCACCACGGCCAGCGGCACCGTGCGCCTCGATGAGGTGAACGTCCCGGCCGATCGTGTGACGCCGTGGCACCTCACCTTCGACGGCCCGCAGACCTACGGCGCCTTCGCTCAGCTCCTCCACGCTGCCATCGACGCCGGCATCGCGCGCGCCTCGGTCTCCGAGGCAGCGGAGTTCGTCACCACCAAGAGTCGTCCCTACCCGGACGCGATCTCCGAGCTCGGCCTCGAGCGCCACGCCGACGACCCGACGGTCGTCCAGGCGTTCGGGGAGATGGACCTCGCGGTCCGAGGAGCCGAAGCGCTCGTGACCGAGGCCGGCCGGGCGGTCGACCGGGCCGATGCGGACCTGACGACCGAGACCGCGGGCTACGCCAGCCTCGCTGTCGCCGCCGCGCGGGCCGCCACGACTCACGCCTCGATCGACGCGGCGAGCCGGCTGTTCGAGGTCAGCGGCACCCGCTCGGCCCTCGACTCGCTCAACCTCAACCGGCACTGGCGCAACGCCCGCACGCACACCCTGCACGACCCAGCGGCCTGGAAGGTCCGCCACCTCGGACGCCACGCGCTCGACGGCACCCTTCCGCCCAACCACGGACAGCTCTGA
- the sfnG gene encoding dimethylsulfone monooxygenase SfnG: protein MSEPTTDRANEPLKFAYWVPNVSGGLVVSKIEQRTDWSLDYNIELGRLAEANGFDYALSQVRYMAGYGAAYQHESTSISLAIALATERLKVIAAVHPGLWQPGVLAKLVASSDQYTKGRFCVNVVSGWFKDEFTKLGEPWLEHGERYRRSEEFIRYLREIWTSDHAELNGDFYRLHDFDLKPKPYDVPGRPHPEIFMGGNSTDARGMGGRVTDWYFMNGNSPEGIAEQIQDVSDVASVNNRAGHVRFGVNGFLIGRETEAEAHAVLDEIVEKADVEAVEGFGSAVKQAGQSTGDKKGMWQDSDFKDLVQYNDGFRTGLIGTPEQIAHRMLEYKRQGVNLFLLGFLHFQEDVQYFGREVLPIVRELEAAELERV, encoded by the coding sequence ATGAGCGAGCCGACCACCGACCGGGCCAACGAGCCGTTGAAGTTCGCCTACTGGGTGCCCAACGTCAGTGGCGGCCTCGTCGTCAGCAAGATCGAGCAGCGCACCGACTGGAGCCTCGACTACAACATCGAGCTGGGCCGCCTCGCGGAGGCAAATGGTTTCGACTACGCGCTCTCCCAGGTGCGGTACATGGCCGGTTACGGCGCGGCCTACCAGCACGAGTCGACCTCGATCAGCCTCGCCATCGCCCTGGCGACCGAGCGCCTGAAGGTCATCGCCGCGGTGCACCCGGGGCTGTGGCAGCCGGGCGTTCTCGCCAAGCTGGTCGCCAGCTCGGACCAGTACACCAAGGGCCGCTTCTGCGTGAACGTCGTCAGCGGCTGGTTCAAGGACGAGTTCACGAAGCTCGGCGAGCCGTGGCTCGAGCACGGCGAGCGCTACCGTCGCTCGGAGGAGTTCATCCGCTACCTCCGCGAGATCTGGACCAGCGATCACGCCGAGCTCAACGGTGACTTCTACCGGCTGCACGACTTCGACCTCAAGCCCAAGCCGTACGACGTGCCGGGGCGCCCGCACCCCGAGATCTTCATGGGTGGCAACTCGACCGACGCGCGCGGCATGGGTGGCCGGGTCACCGACTGGTACTTCATGAACGGCAACAGCCCCGAGGGAATCGCCGAGCAGATCCAGGACGTCAGCGACGTGGCGTCGGTCAACAACCGCGCCGGTCACGTGCGGTTCGGCGTCAACGGCTTCCTCATCGGCCGTGAGACCGAGGCCGAGGCCCACGCCGTTCTCGACGAGATCGTCGAGAAGGCCGACGTCGAGGCCGTCGAGGGCTTCGGCTCCGCGGTCAAGCAGGCGGGCCAGTCGACGGGCGACAAGAAGGGCATGTGGCAGGACTCCGACTTCAAGGACCTGGTCCAGTACAACGACGGCTTCCGCACCGGGCTCATCGGCACGCCCGAGCAGATCGCCCACCGCATGCTCGAGTACAAGCGCCAAGGCGTGAACCTCTTCCTGCTCGGCTTCCTGCACTTCCAGGAGGACGTCCAGTACTTCGGTCGTGAGGTGCTCCCGATCGTCCGCGAGCTCGAAGCGGCGGAGCTGGAGCGGGTCTGA